One window from the genome of Malus domestica chromosome 01, GDT2T_hap1 encodes:
- the LOC114826563 gene encoding ferric reduction oxidase 2-like isoform X1, with amino-acid sequence MDAVQVVKSSSPPSHEGIHIVRAAIRLLAIFVVFPGTLLIWLMMPTNTYRQIWLPQIRLKASSSTYLGAEGGTILVYTFPILFIAVLGCVYLHLGKKLNNHELKSSSGTKKNRFAVWKQPMLVKGPLGIVSGIELAFFVMFITLLVWSLSTYLHNKFKNITTQSAAKHHEQVWESKLDSAALVLGLAGNVCLAFLFFPLARGSSVLALFGLTSEGSIKYHIWLGHIVLAFFTAHGLCYIIYWAATEQISQMVIWDKVGVSNVAGELALLSGLFMWATAIPRIRRKMFELFFYTHYLYILFMFFFILHVGIAYACIALPSFYLFLVDRYLRFLQSRTSTRLIFARVLPSETLELNLAKTPGLKYNPTSVMFINVPSISKMQWHPFTVTSNSSLEPEKISIVVKGEGSWSKKLYQMLSSPSPTDRIEVAVEGPYGPASTHFLRHDTLVMVSGGSGITPFISIIRELLLLSTSFTYKVPKVVLICAFKNSLDLTMLDLILPMSSTSIDMSNLNLQIEAYVTRETEPKTDGSKPVRSIWFKPNATDAPVSPILGTNHWLWLALIISSSFVVFLILIGTITRYYIYPIDHNSNTIFSYSLRAVLNILVICVSIASTASGAVLWNKKKNAMENKQIQNMEGPSPMGTPQSLYYNADRELESLPQQSLTQATNVHYGERPDLKKVIFECKESSIGVLASGPKKMRHEVATICSSGLAENLHFESISFSW; translated from the exons ATGGATGCAGTGCAGGTTGTGAAAAGTTCATCACCACCTTCCCATGAAGGAATTCATATTGTGAGGGCAGCAATAAGGCTTCTAGCAATATTTGTAGTGTTTCCGGGGACTCTTTTAATTTGGCTCATGATGCCTACCAACACATATAGGCAAATTTGGCTGCCTCAAATCAGACTAAAGGCTAGCTCAAGTACCTATTTGGGAGCAGAAG GTGGAACAATTCTGGTGTACACATTTCCCATTTTGTTCATTGCGGTGTTGGGTTGTGTGTATCTTCATCTGGGAAAGAAGTTGAATAACCATGAACTGAAAAG CAGCAGTGGAACAAAGAAGAATCGGTTTGCTGTATGGAAACAACCTATGCTGGTGAAAGGCCCCTTAGGAATTGTTTCTGGGATAGAGCTGGCCTTTTTCGTGATGTTCATTACACTCCTGGTGTGGTCTTTGTCAACATATTTGCACAACAAGTTTAAGAACATCACCACACAATCAGCAGCAAAACACCACGAACAAGT ATGGGAATCTAAATTGGATAGTGCAGCATTGGTTCTGGGGCTTGCGGGGAACGTATGCCTtgcatttcttttctttcctctgGCACGTGGCTCTTCGGTTCTGGCACTTTTTGGTCTCACCTCTGAAGGTAGCATCAAGTACCATATCTGGCTTGGACACATAGTCCTGGCATTCTTCACTGCTCATGGCCTTTGTTACATCATTTACTGGGCTGCTACTGAACAAATTTCCCAG aTGGTAATATGGGATAAGGTTGGCGTTTCAAATGTAGCTGGAGAGCTGGCTTTGCTCTCTGGACTGTTCATGTGGGCGACTGCCATCCCTCGCATTAGACGTAAAATGTTTGAGCTCTTCTTCTACACTCATTACCTTTACATCCTCTTCATGTTCTTCTTTATCCTTCACGTTGGCATCGCCTATGCTTGCATTGCGCTCCCCAGTTTCTACCTCTTCTTGGTTGATCGTTACCTGAGATTCTTACAATCCCGAACCAGCACACGATTAATCTTTGCACGTGTTTTGCCAAGCGAAACCCTAGAGCTCAACTTGGCCAAGACCCCAG GGCTGAAATATAATCCAACAAGCGTCATGTTCATAAACGTTCCTAGTATTTCTAAGATGCAGTGGCATCCTTTTACTGTTACTTCCAACAGTAGCTTGGAACCAGAAAAGATTAGCATCGTTGTCAAAGGTGAAGGAAGTTGGAGCAAGAAGCTATACCAAATGCTTTCATCCCCTTCTCCAACCGATCGGATTGAGGTCGCAGTTGAAGGGCCTTATGGACCTGCTTCAACTCATTTTCTAAG GCATGACACCCTTGTAATGGTGAGTGGAGGCAGCGGAATTACCCCATTCATCTCCATAATCCGAGAGCTCCTCCTGCTGAGTACATCATTCACCTACAAGGTTCCGAAAGTGGTCTTAATCTGTGCATTTAAAAATTCATTGGACCTCACCATGCTAGACCTAATTCTTCCAATGTCCAGCACCTCAATCGACATGTCCAACCTGAATCTCCAAATCGAGGCTTACGTGACAAGAGAGACAGAACCAAAAACAGATGGCTCGAAGCCTGTTAGATCCATATGGTTCAAACCAAATGCAACTGATGCACCTGTATCACCAATTTTGGGCACAAACCACTGGCTCTGGCTTGCCCTCATAATTTCATCTTCCTTCGTCGTGTTCCTTATCTTGATCGGGACCATTACGCGCTACTACATTTACCCTATTGATCACAATTCGAACACGATATTTTCGTATTCTCTAAGAGCTGTGCTTAACATATTGGTGATATGTGTTTCCATAGCCTCAACAGCTAGTGGAGCAGTTTTATGGAACAAGAAAAAGAACGCTATGGAAAATAAGCAGATTCAGAACATGGAAGGGCCATCTCCAATGGGGACACCACAGTCACTGTATTACAATGCCGACAGAGAGTTGGAAAGCCTTCCTCAACAGTCTCTTACACAAGCAACAAATGTGCACTATGGTGAAAGACCAGACCTCAAGA AGGTGATATTTGAGTGCAAAGAATCAAGTATTGGAGTTCTTGCGAGTGGTCCGAAGAAAATGAGGCATGAAGTTGCAACCATTTGTTCGTCGGGTTTGGCAGAAAATCTGCATTTTGAGTCCATTAGTTTTAGCTGGTGA
- the LOC114826563 gene encoding ferric reduction oxidase 2-like isoform X2, with product MDAVQVVKSSSPPSHEGIHIVRAAIRLLAIFVVFPGTLLIWLMMPTNTYRQIWLPQIRLKASSSTYLGAEGGTILVYTFPILFIAVLGCVYLHLGKKLNNHELKSSGTKKNRFAVWKQPMLVKGPLGIVSGIELAFFVMFITLLVWSLSTYLHNKFKNITTQSAAKHHEQVWESKLDSAALVLGLAGNVCLAFLFFPLARGSSVLALFGLTSEGSIKYHIWLGHIVLAFFTAHGLCYIIYWAATEQISQMVIWDKVGVSNVAGELALLSGLFMWATAIPRIRRKMFELFFYTHYLYILFMFFFILHVGIAYACIALPSFYLFLVDRYLRFLQSRTSTRLIFARVLPSETLELNLAKTPGLKYNPTSVMFINVPSISKMQWHPFTVTSNSSLEPEKISIVVKGEGSWSKKLYQMLSSPSPTDRIEVAVEGPYGPASTHFLRHDTLVMVSGGSGITPFISIIRELLLLSTSFTYKVPKVVLICAFKNSLDLTMLDLILPMSSTSIDMSNLNLQIEAYVTRETEPKTDGSKPVRSIWFKPNATDAPVSPILGTNHWLWLALIISSSFVVFLILIGTITRYYIYPIDHNSNTIFSYSLRAVLNILVICVSIASTASGAVLWNKKKNAMENKQIQNMEGPSPMGTPQSLYYNADRELESLPQQSLTQATNVHYGERPDLKKVIFECKESSIGVLASGPKKMRHEVATICSSGLAENLHFESISFSW from the exons ATGGATGCAGTGCAGGTTGTGAAAAGTTCATCACCACCTTCCCATGAAGGAATTCATATTGTGAGGGCAGCAATAAGGCTTCTAGCAATATTTGTAGTGTTTCCGGGGACTCTTTTAATTTGGCTCATGATGCCTACCAACACATATAGGCAAATTTGGCTGCCTCAAATCAGACTAAAGGCTAGCTCAAGTACCTATTTGGGAGCAGAAG GTGGAACAATTCTGGTGTACACATTTCCCATTTTGTTCATTGCGGTGTTGGGTTGTGTGTATCTTCATCTGGGAAAGAAGTTGAATAACCATGAACTGAAAAG CAGTGGAACAAAGAAGAATCGGTTTGCTGTATGGAAACAACCTATGCTGGTGAAAGGCCCCTTAGGAATTGTTTCTGGGATAGAGCTGGCCTTTTTCGTGATGTTCATTACACTCCTGGTGTGGTCTTTGTCAACATATTTGCACAACAAGTTTAAGAACATCACCACACAATCAGCAGCAAAACACCACGAACAAGT ATGGGAATCTAAATTGGATAGTGCAGCATTGGTTCTGGGGCTTGCGGGGAACGTATGCCTtgcatttcttttctttcctctgGCACGTGGCTCTTCGGTTCTGGCACTTTTTGGTCTCACCTCTGAAGGTAGCATCAAGTACCATATCTGGCTTGGACACATAGTCCTGGCATTCTTCACTGCTCATGGCCTTTGTTACATCATTTACTGGGCTGCTACTGAACAAATTTCCCAG aTGGTAATATGGGATAAGGTTGGCGTTTCAAATGTAGCTGGAGAGCTGGCTTTGCTCTCTGGACTGTTCATGTGGGCGACTGCCATCCCTCGCATTAGACGTAAAATGTTTGAGCTCTTCTTCTACACTCATTACCTTTACATCCTCTTCATGTTCTTCTTTATCCTTCACGTTGGCATCGCCTATGCTTGCATTGCGCTCCCCAGTTTCTACCTCTTCTTGGTTGATCGTTACCTGAGATTCTTACAATCCCGAACCAGCACACGATTAATCTTTGCACGTGTTTTGCCAAGCGAAACCCTAGAGCTCAACTTGGCCAAGACCCCAG GGCTGAAATATAATCCAACAAGCGTCATGTTCATAAACGTTCCTAGTATTTCTAAGATGCAGTGGCATCCTTTTACTGTTACTTCCAACAGTAGCTTGGAACCAGAAAAGATTAGCATCGTTGTCAAAGGTGAAGGAAGTTGGAGCAAGAAGCTATACCAAATGCTTTCATCCCCTTCTCCAACCGATCGGATTGAGGTCGCAGTTGAAGGGCCTTATGGACCTGCTTCAACTCATTTTCTAAG GCATGACACCCTTGTAATGGTGAGTGGAGGCAGCGGAATTACCCCATTCATCTCCATAATCCGAGAGCTCCTCCTGCTGAGTACATCATTCACCTACAAGGTTCCGAAAGTGGTCTTAATCTGTGCATTTAAAAATTCATTGGACCTCACCATGCTAGACCTAATTCTTCCAATGTCCAGCACCTCAATCGACATGTCCAACCTGAATCTCCAAATCGAGGCTTACGTGACAAGAGAGACAGAACCAAAAACAGATGGCTCGAAGCCTGTTAGATCCATATGGTTCAAACCAAATGCAACTGATGCACCTGTATCACCAATTTTGGGCACAAACCACTGGCTCTGGCTTGCCCTCATAATTTCATCTTCCTTCGTCGTGTTCCTTATCTTGATCGGGACCATTACGCGCTACTACATTTACCCTATTGATCACAATTCGAACACGATATTTTCGTATTCTCTAAGAGCTGTGCTTAACATATTGGTGATATGTGTTTCCATAGCCTCAACAGCTAGTGGAGCAGTTTTATGGAACAAGAAAAAGAACGCTATGGAAAATAAGCAGATTCAGAACATGGAAGGGCCATCTCCAATGGGGACACCACAGTCACTGTATTACAATGCCGACAGAGAGTTGGAAAGCCTTCCTCAACAGTCTCTTACACAAGCAACAAATGTGCACTATGGTGAAAGACCAGACCTCAAGA AGGTGATATTTGAGTGCAAAGAATCAAGTATTGGAGTTCTTGCGAGTGGTCCGAAGAAAATGAGGCATGAAGTTGCAACCATTTGTTCGTCGGGTTTGGCAGAAAATCTGCATTTTGAGTCCATTAGTTTTAGCTGGTGA
- the LOC139197956 gene encoding uncharacterized protein: MNEEEIQELIEARNKGKKKDLIVRESDGILMQENRMYVPNDVELKKAILTMHTVQLMRFIQEVLRCIIPFNRFIIERVWKKEIAEYVSRRIICQQVKVERKKPFGLMRSLPVPQWKWENIAMDFVYKFPRIQNGYDGI, translated from the coding sequence ATGAATgaggaagaaattcaagaattaattgagGCAAGGAataaagggaaaaagaaagaccttattgttagagaatcagatggcatacttatgcaagagaacaggATGTATGTGCCTAATGATGTGGAATTAAAGAAGGCAATTTTGACGATGCACACTGTTCAGCTCATGCGATTCATCCAGGAGgtactaagatgtatcataccctTCAACCGTTTTATTATTGAACGGGTATGGAAAAAGGAAATTGCTGAGTATGTAAGTAGGCGGATCATTTGTCAGCAGGTTAAAgtggaaagaaagaagccttttggattgatgcggtcacttcccgttccacagtggaaatgggaaaatattgctatggattttgtgtacaagtttCCTCGTATACAAAATGGTTATGATGGCATTTGA